Below is a window of Flavobacterium sp. CFS9 DNA.
GTATGAAATTCTTAATCAAAGAAATGGGAAGAGATGTTTTCCTTGATTTGGTTGAAAAAGAGAAAAAAGCCATCGCTTTTGAAACATACGAAATTGACACTACGGCTTTTGACGGACCAATTCCGGAACCGTTGTTAGAAGTGCCACAAGTTACAATTGAAGATACAGAAGCATACGAAGCTTGGAAAAAATCAAATGTAATTGCTCAAAAGCAAGAAGGTTATTATGCTATCGGAATCAAAGTTTTATTAGGAGATTTTTACACCGATAAAGCCCGATTATTAGCCGATTTAATTAAAAATTACGCTGCAAATGAACTTCGTTTTTCATTGCGTCAAAATATTGTAATACGTCATGTGAAAGAAGCGAGTTTACCTTTCTTCTATCAGGAATTGGCTAAACTGAACTTTGTTCATTTAGGATATAATTCAACGGCAGATATTACAGCTTGTCCGGGTACAGATACTTGCAATTTGGGGATTGCAAGTAGTACCGGAATTGCAGAAGAATTAGAAAAAGTATTAAGTGCTGAGTATCCTCAGTATTTGAACAACCGCGAAATTGAAATCAAAATTAGTGGCTGTATGAATGCTTGCGGACAGCATAATATGTCGGCAATTGGTTTCCAGGGAATGTCAATTAATTCCGGAAAATTGGTCGCTCCGGCTTTACAGGTTCTGTTAGGTGGAGGAAGATTAGGAAACGGAGCAGGTCGTTTTGCCGATAAGGTAATTAAAGTGCCTAGCCGTAGAGGGCCGGATGCGTTGCGTACCATCTTAAATGATTTTGATGCCAATGGAAGCGGACAAAAGTTTTTGGATTATTATGATTCAAAAGGAGAGAAGTATTTCTATGAAATCTTAAAACCTTTTGCTGATGTAACCAATTTAACCGAAGCTGATTTTGTAGATTGGGGTAATGCCGACAACTACGTAAAAGCAGTTGGAGTGGGAGAATGTGCCGGAGTAGTAATTGATTTGGTGGCGACTTTATTGTTGGAAGCCAAAGAAAAGTTAGTATTCGCACAGGAATCTTTTGACGAAAGCAAATGGTCAGATGCTATTTACCATGCGTACGCCGGATTTGTAAATGGTGCAAAAGCTTTATTGCTTTCTGAAAACGAAAAAACAAACAATCACGCAGGAATTGTTGATTTGTTTGACACGGTTTTTATTGCAGCAGGTAAAATTAAATTAGAAACATCATTCAGAGAATTAGTGTATCAAATCAATGCAATACAACCTTCAGAAGCATTTGCAAAACAATACATTCAGGAAGGAATTGCATTTTTTGATACGATCGAAAAATATAGAACTCAACAATTAGAAAATGCTTAATATCAAACCAAAAGTAACTTTAGTTGGTGCGGGTCCCGGCGATCCGGATTTGCTTACGCTGAAAGCTGTAAAAGCACTTGCTGGAGCGAATGTGGTTTTGTATGATGCATTGGCCAATGAAGAAATATTAGCGTATGCTCCTAAAAATGCGATTCGGATTTTTGTCGGGAAAAAAATAGGCAATCACGCTTATACGCAGGATCAGATCAATCAGCTGATAGTGGATAATGCTTTGACCTACGGAAATGTAGTCCGCTTAAAAGGTGGTGATCCGTTTATTTTCGGACGTGGAAGTGAAGAAATTGAATTCATCGAAAGTTTTGGAATCGAGACGTTCGTAGTTCCCGGAATATCTTCGGTAGTGGCAGTTCCGGCAAGTCAGGGAATATCAATCACCAAAAGAGGTGTTTCCGAAAGTTTTTGGGCTATTACCGGTACAACTTCCGACAGGAAATTATCTTCAGACGTTGCTTTGGCCGCACGGTCCTCTGCAACCGTCGTAATTTTGATGGGGATGCATAAATTGTCTCAGATTATTGATTTGTTTCAAAAAGAAAACAAAGGAAATTTGCCCGTTGCGATCATTCAGAACGGAACAATGCCCGATGAAAAAGTGGGTGTAGGAACTGTAAATTCGATTTTGGAAATTGTAAAAGAGAAGAAACTGAGCTCACCGGCAATTATTGTGCTTGGAGAAGTTGTCCGCGAAAGCAATAAACTAAAAGGATTTTACGAAGAATTTCTGTCCAAAGAAATGGTGAGGTAGAGAGCAGTAATAATGGACTCTATCATAATGTTGATTTTCAATCCGTAAAATGTCTCGGGTATAAAATTGGGTTTTTAACCTGATGCAAGCAAAAAATCATCTAATTTTGATTGGATGAAACTGAATTAAAATGGAACAAAACGAATTATATCCCGTATTCCTGAAGCTTCACAATTTAAATGTTCTGATTGTTGGCGCTGGAAATGTAGGGTTAGAAAAGCTCTCTTTTTTACTAAAGTCGAGCCCCAATGCAAATGTTGAGGTAGTAGCCCCAAATTTTCATCTGGAAATAAAGGTTTTGGCTGAGAAACATCCTTCGATTACCTTAACCCAATCGAAGTTTAAAAAGAGAATGCTTAAAAGACGTCACATGGTAATCGCCTGTACGGATGATTTAAAAGTCAATAAAAAGGTCTATGAATTATCCCGAAAGCGTTATTTGATTTGCAATATTGCAGACACACCGGATTTATGTGATTATTATTTAGGAGGAATCGTAACTAAAGGCAATGTGAAAATTGCCATTTCGACCAACGGAAAATCGCCAACAACAGCCAAAAGACTTCGTGAGTTTTTTGAAGAGGTAATTCCGGAGGATATCAATAAAATGGTCGAAAACCTTAATGAATATCGAAAGACATTGAAAGGTAATTTTGAAGACAAGGTTAGAAAGATGAACGAAATAACCGCTTCATTAAAAAATAAAGAGTAAAAAATTCCGCAAGGAAATCAATGACAAAAATCATTGAAATTAGAATAAATTATTCGTTCCTTTGCATTATTAAGAATGATTATAAACAACAACATAATGATTAAAACAGATATACTTATAATTGGAGCAGGCCCAACAGGATTATTTGCCGTTTTCGAGGCAGGATTATTAAAATTAAAATGCCATATTTTAGATGCTTTACCACAAGCAGGAGGACAACTTTCAGAATTGTACCCAAAAAAACCTATTTATGACATTCCTGGATTCCCTGAAGTATTGGCAGGAGATTTAATCGATGGGTTGATGGAGCAAATCAAACAATTCGAGCCTGGTTTTACCTTAGGAGAGCGTGCAGAAACGATTGAGAAACAAGAAGACGGAAGTTTTATTGTGACTTCAAATAAGGGAACTAAATTTCATGCACCGGTTATTGCTATTGCAGGAGGTTTGGGAAGTTTTGAGCCACGTAAACCACTTATTGAAGATATCGAGTTTTACGAAGATAAAGGAGTAAAATATTTCATCAAAAATCCGGAGAAATTCAGAAATAAAAAAGTGGTAATCGCCGGAGGAGGAGATTCAGCTTTAGACTGGAGTATCTTTTTAGCGAATGTAGCTTCAGAAGTTACGTTGATTCACCGTAGAAACGAATTTAGAGGAGCTTTAGATTCTGTAGAAAAAGTACAGGAATTGAAGACAGCCGGAAAAATTAAATTAATCACACCGGCAGAGGTAATCGGAATCAATGGTGCTGAGCATGTTGAATCATTAGATATCGAAGAAAACGGAGCACACCGTAAAATCGAAACAGACTATTTTATTCCGCTTTTCGGATTAACACCTAAATTAGGGCCAATCGGTGACTGGGGATTAGAAATAGAGAAAAATGCTATTAAAGTAAATAATGCATTGGATTATCAAACTAATATTCCGGGAATCTTCGCTATTGGAGACGTAAACACTTACCCGGGAAAATTAAAACTGATTCTTTGTGGATTTCACGAAGCTACTTTAATGTGTCAGGCTGCTTATCAGATCATTAATCCTGGTAAAAAATACGTTTTAAAATATACTACTGTTTCTGGTGTAGACGGTTTCGACGGAACTCGTAAAGAAGCTCCAAAAGCAGTTGTTAAAGCGATAGTTTAATTTTAAGGGGCTGAGGTACTAAGGTGCTAAGGTTCTAAGATTTTATATAGAGAAAGCTCAAACTTTTTTAGTTTGGGCTTTTTTTTTGATATAAATATTATGCTCCTCCGGAGCTAAACTATTTTAAACATTTTTTAATTCCAAAGGGATGATATATTTATAGCTGATGCATTTATGGAATTGATGGTGTTTGTAAAAAAGCCCTAACGGGCGACATACAATATTGCTAAAGGAAAGATAATATCGCTCCGCTGGAGCTTTTACTTGGAAAGATGATTATTTAGCTAAAGATATTACGCTCCTCCGGAGCTAAGCTATTTTGAATTTTTTATTAATCCCGAAGGGATGCCATCTTTATAGAATTGATGGTATTTGTAAAAAAGCCCCAACGGGGCGACATATAATTCAAAACCAGAATAGCAATGTTGTTCGTTGGAGCTTAAAGCCATTTGATAAGATATTAGAAAAGCACAAAGTAATTTCAAACTTAGTCTCTCAGTATCTCAGCTTCTTAGGTCCTTAAAAAAGAAACTTAAAACCTCAGAATCTCAGCTTTTCAGAAACTTTAAAAAACACTTGCAATTGTTGAGACTATGTCTTTACTTTGCACTGTTCTTAAAATTATTGAAAGTTATCACGAAAGGCGGAGGGAAAGACCCAATGAAACCTTAGCAACCCTTTATCATAAAGAAGGTGCTACATTCTACTTAATACAACATCTTTGTATTCAAGATAGATAACACAAATACATGACACGTATTTCTCAAAAACTTTTCCTGACAACCTTACAATCTTATTTTACTGAATTCAGTATCATGAGCGAATTATTAACGCATTTTTTTGTGCTTAATCTTTCCCGCTTTTTGTTACAAACTTTTAAATCCGACAGGTTTTTAAAACTTGTCGGATTTAAAAAAGGTATAATTAATAAAAACTTAGCCTCTTAGTACCTTAGAGTCTTAGCAGCTAAAAGAATAAAGATATGTCAATAACAATTCAGGAAGCAATAAAAAAAAATATCCTAATCCTTGACGGAGCAATGGGAACGATGTTGCAGCGCTATAATTTCTCAGAAGAAGACTTCAGAGGAGAGCGTTTCAAAGATTTTCCGCATCCGTTAAAAGGAAACAACGATTTACTATCCATAACACAACCACAAGCAATCCGCGATGTTCATGCCGCTTATTTTGAAGCTGGTGCGGACATCGTAGAAACCAATACTTTTTCAGGAACTACGATCAGTATGGCCGACTATTTCCTGGAAGATTTGGTTTATGAACTAAACTATGAATCGGCTAAAATTGCCCGTGAAGTAGCGGATGAATTCACCGCTAAAAATCCGGACAAACCACGTTTCGTAGCGGGGTCAATCGGACCAACAAACCGTACGGCAAGTATGTCACCGGATGTAAACGATCCTGGTTACAGAGCTGTAACGTTTGATGATCTGCGAATTGCCTACAAACAACAGGCAGAAGCTTTAATGGACGGTGGATGTGATCTGTTATTAGTAGAAACCATTTTCGACACCTTAAATGCTAAAGCAGCACTTTTTGCCATTGAAGAGGTAAAAGAAGAACGCAATCTGGATATTCCAATCATGGTTTCAGGAACGATTACAGATGCTTCAGGAAGAACACTTTCAGGACAGACGGTTGAAGCATTCCTGATTTCGGTTTCGCACATTCCGTTATTGAGTGTAGGGTTCAATTGTGCTTTAGGAGCCGATTTGCTAAAACCATACCTTAAAACCTTATCACAGCATACACAGTTTAATGTTTCGGCACATCCAAATGCAGGTTTGCCAAACGCTTTCGGACAATACGACGAAACTCCGGAGCAGACACAGGCCTTAATTAAAGAATATTTAGATGATAATTTAATCAATATTATTGGAGGCTGTTGCGGAACCACTCCGGATCATATTCGATTAATTGCTGAGGTGGCGAAGGATTATAAACCTAGAGTGGCACCGGTTTTTGTATAATATCATCTTATTGATTTTGGGAATGGATTAAAATCCATCCCTACAAAATGGACCGAGCCTAAGGCTCTTAAAAAGTTCCGAAGGAACGATATATTTTGTGCAACGGAATTTATTCCGTTGAAAAAGGTATCATTGAAAAAGAAGAGTTCCGAAGGAACGACATATATAGGTTTTATAAACGATAATTGAAATCGTGAAGAATGCAAGGGAGTCGTAAAACCAAATCCGCGTGAGGGATAAAAGTGAAAAGCCCACAGACCAATGCAGTGATAACGAAATTGGTCGAGGACTTGTAACGGATAGCCCGGTTCGTCTTAGCGAACACGCCCAAATTAATAAATATAAATGCCGAAAAAGTTTTTAAAAGACTTACAGGTAAAAAGATAGAATAAAAAAACTTAGAATCTAAGCATCTTAGAATCTCAGTAACTTAAAGAAAAATGGCAGAAAATAGAAGAGACCTTGTATTATCAGGATTAGAACCGTTAATTATTACACCTACCAGTGTTTTTGTTAACGTTGGAGAACGTACAAACGTTACCGGTTCTAGAAAATTCCTGCGTTTAATCAAGGAAGAGAAATATGACGAGGCACTTGATATTGCAAGGCAGCAGGTAGAAGGAGGAGCACAAATCATCGATATTAATATGGATGAGGGTATGCTTGACGGTGTTACTGCAATGACTAAGTTTTTGAATTTAATAGCATCAGAACCGGACATTTCGAGAGTGCCCATCATGATCGACAGTTCGAAATGGGAAATCATCGAAGCGGGTCTTAAAGTAGTACAGGGAAAAAGCGTCGTAAACTCGATTTCATTAAAAGAAGGAGAGGAAGCTTTTATTCACCATGCCAAATTAATCAAGCGTTACGGAGCTGCGGCCATCATTATGGCTTTTGACGAAGTGGGACAGGCTGATAATTATGACCGAAGAAT
It encodes the following:
- a CDS encoding nitrite reductase, whose amino-acid sequence is MESFRTEIENPVVQKEIIELEKKIHLFRGGKIDDERFRSLRLARGIYGQRQEGVQMIRIKLPYGKVTSEQLIRITKVSDEYSTGRLHITTRQDIQIHYVSLDRTPELWANLAKDDVTLREACGNTVRNITGSELAGVDVNEPFDVSPYAHALFQYLLRNPICQEMGRKFKISFSSSDEDTALSYLHDLGFIPKIVNGERGFKIMFGGGLGSQPAHAELLSEFVPANQIIPTAEGIIRIFDRYGERAKRMKARMKFLIKEMGRDVFLDLVEKEKKAIAFETYEIDTTAFDGPIPEPLLEVPQVTIEDTEAYEAWKKSNVIAQKQEGYYAIGIKVLLGDFYTDKARLLADLIKNYAANELRFSLRQNIVIRHVKEASLPFFYQELAKLNFVHLGYNSTADITACPGTDTCNLGIASSTGIAEELEKVLSAEYPQYLNNREIEIKISGCMNACGQHNMSAIGFQGMSINSGKLVAPALQVLLGGGRLGNGAGRFADKVIKVPSRRGPDALRTILNDFDANGSGQKFLDYYDSKGEKYFYEILKPFADVTNLTEADFVDWGNADNYVKAVGVGECAGVVIDLVATLLLEAKEKLVFAQESFDESKWSDAIYHAYAGFVNGAKALLLSENEKTNNHAGIVDLFDTVFIAAGKIKLETSFRELVYQINAIQPSEAFAKQYIQEGIAFFDTIEKYRTQQLENA
- a CDS encoding homocysteine S-methyltransferase family protein, whose translation is MSITIQEAIKKNILILDGAMGTMLQRYNFSEEDFRGERFKDFPHPLKGNNDLLSITQPQAIRDVHAAYFEAGADIVETNTFSGTTISMADYFLEDLVYELNYESAKIAREVADEFTAKNPDKPRFVAGSIGPTNRTASMSPDVNDPGYRAVTFDDLRIAYKQQAEALMDGGCDLLLVETIFDTLNAKAALFAIEEVKEERNLDIPIMVSGTITDASGRTLSGQTVEAFLISVSHIPLLSVGFNCALGADLLKPYLKTLSQHTQFNVSAHPNAGLPNAFGQYDETPEQTQALIKEYLDDNLINIIGGCCGTTPDHIRLIAEVAKDYKPRVAPVFV
- a CDS encoding NAD(P)/FAD-dependent oxidoreductase; amino-acid sequence: MIKTDILIIGAGPTGLFAVFEAGLLKLKCHILDALPQAGGQLSELYPKKPIYDIPGFPEVLAGDLIDGLMEQIKQFEPGFTLGERAETIEKQEDGSFIVTSNKGTKFHAPVIAIAGGLGSFEPRKPLIEDIEFYEDKGVKYFIKNPEKFRNKKVVIAGGGDSALDWSIFLANVASEVTLIHRRNEFRGALDSVEKVQELKTAGKIKLITPAEVIGINGAEHVESLDIEENGAHRKIETDYFIPLFGLTPKLGPIGDWGLEIEKNAIKVNNALDYQTNIPGIFAIGDVNTYPGKLKLILCGFHEATLMCQAAYQIINPGKKYVLKYTTVSGVDGFDGTRKEAPKAVVKAIV
- the cobA gene encoding uroporphyrinogen-III C-methyltransferase; protein product: MLNIKPKVTLVGAGPGDPDLLTLKAVKALAGANVVLYDALANEEILAYAPKNAIRIFVGKKIGNHAYTQDQINQLIVDNALTYGNVVRLKGGDPFIFGRGSEEIEFIESFGIETFVVPGISSVVAVPASQGISITKRGVSESFWAITGTTSDRKLSSDVALAARSSATVVILMGMHKLSQIIDLFQKENKGNLPVAIIQNGTMPDEKVGVGTVNSILEIVKEKKLSSPAIIVLGEVVRESNKLKGFYEEFLSKEMVR
- a CDS encoding bifunctional precorrin-2 dehydrogenase/sirohydrochlorin ferrochelatase, whose translation is MEQNELYPVFLKLHNLNVLIVGAGNVGLEKLSFLLKSSPNANVEVVAPNFHLEIKVLAEKHPSITLTQSKFKKRMLKRRHMVIACTDDLKVNKKVYELSRKRYLICNIADTPDLCDYYLGGIVTKGNVKIAISTNGKSPTTAKRLREFFEEVIPEDINKMVENLNEYRKTLKGNFEDKVRKMNEITASLKNKE